A single Alcanivorax borkumensis SK2 DNA region contains:
- the mfd gene encoding transcription-repair coupling factor, giving the protein MKLLPDSNLFPNGREHYKDWAGLNAGSMAAVLAELARSQNHLLVVLAPNSSRAQQLTDSLSFYLTGSNTPVMLFPDWETLPYDLFSPHQDIISDRIQVLHQLPTTHKGILVVPVNTLMQRLAPPIHITGNSFLLKVGDRFDMEATRSRLVASGYRQRDNVYEHGEFAVRGAIMDIFPMGAEQPFRIELFDDEIESLRLFEAESQRSTGKVDNITLLPAAEFPLSAEGIARFRSRFRDTFDVDTRHVPLYQDVTDGLAAPGLEYYLPLFYEEMATLFDYLPDDVRLVELADTQSAIKHFWQDVEQRHESRRHDIHRPILAPWQLFLRPDELNAALKQHPRARQIHNDSSGADQAIHFDVAPMPSLTADVRANNPLALLHTFSDAHPDTHILICAETAGRREALLELMQKIQIQPAMKDNWPDFIANSARWNLTQGELDAGFYAPEHALLVVTENDLYGERVLQRRRRKSSSDDGAAEQAFRSLGEMTVGSPVVHLEHGVGRYLGLTHMEVHRQQHEFLLLEYAGGDKLYVPVSSLHLISRYGGGDTAPLNRLGTEQWTKARQKAAEKIHDVAAELLNTYARREAREGRQFELDLNDYDRFSASFPFEETPDQQAAIASVVADMQSSQPMDRLVCGDVGFGKTEVAMRAAFVAVENQTQVAVLVPTTLLAQQHYESFTDRFADWPVNIEVLSRFRSAKEKTQVLQRLKEGKVDILVGTHQLLQETVSFDNLGLIIVDEEHRFGVRHKERLKQMRAECDILTLTATPIPRTLNMAMSGMRDISIIATPPQKRLSVKTFVQQHNDTVIKEALLRELLRGGQVYYLHNDIDTMEKTAADIRKLVPDARVGIAHGQMRERELEAVMSDFYHRRFNVLVSTTIIETGIDVPSANTIIIDRADKLGLAQLHQLRGRVGRSHHQAYAYLITPSPKVMTKDAIKRLEAIEQATDLGAGFMLASQDMEIRGAGELLGEEQHGNIETIGFSLYMEMLEQAVDALKRGEQPDVEKPLSGGPELNLRIPALIPEDYLPDVFGRLTLYKRIAGCKTRAGLKELKVEMIDRFGLLPEPVKNLFAVTELRQQADRLGIIRLDAHATGGKLEFGERTPVDPLTIVKLVQSGPNRFKLEGANALRFVEDSETPEERIKVVQELLKRLAAQSIKPDAPA; this is encoded by the coding sequence ATGAAGCTACTCCCCGACAGCAATCTCTTTCCCAATGGGCGAGAGCACTATAAGGACTGGGCCGGGCTCAATGCCGGCAGCATGGCCGCAGTGCTGGCCGAGCTGGCGCGTAGCCAAAACCATTTATTGGTGGTGCTAGCGCCCAATAGCAGCCGTGCCCAGCAGCTCACCGACTCACTAAGCTTCTACCTGACCGGCAGCAACACCCCGGTGATGCTGTTTCCGGACTGGGAAACCCTGCCCTACGATCTATTCAGCCCGCATCAGGACATTATCAGCGACCGTATTCAGGTTCTTCACCAGCTGCCCACTACCCATAAGGGCATTCTGGTGGTGCCGGTAAATACGCTAATGCAGCGATTGGCGCCGCCGATACATATCACCGGCAACAGTTTCCTGCTCAAGGTGGGTGATCGTTTCGACATGGAAGCTACCCGCAGCCGGCTAGTCGCCAGTGGCTACCGGCAGCGCGACAACGTGTACGAGCACGGCGAGTTTGCCGTGCGCGGGGCTATCATGGACATTTTTCCCATGGGCGCCGAGCAACCGTTCCGCATCGAACTGTTCGACGATGAAATCGAATCCCTGCGCCTGTTCGAAGCGGAAAGCCAGCGCTCCACCGGCAAAGTGGACAATATCACCCTGCTGCCCGCCGCAGAGTTTCCCCTCAGTGCCGAAGGTATTGCCCGCTTCCGTAGCCGCTTCCGCGATACTTTCGACGTGGATACCCGTCACGTGCCCCTTTATCAGGACGTGACCGACGGCCTAGCGGCGCCGGGCCTGGAATATTATCTACCCCTGTTCTATGAGGAGATGGCCACCTTATTCGATTACCTGCCCGACGATGTACGGCTGGTGGAACTGGCCGACACACAGAGCGCCATCAAGCACTTCTGGCAAGATGTGGAGCAGCGCCATGAATCCCGGCGCCACGATATTCACCGCCCGATTCTGGCTCCCTGGCAATTGTTCCTGCGCCCTGACGAGCTCAACGCCGCACTAAAGCAACATCCAAGAGCGCGCCAGATTCATAATGATTCAAGCGGCGCAGACCAGGCCATCCACTTTGACGTGGCGCCTATGCCTTCGCTCACCGCCGATGTGCGTGCCAACAATCCATTGGCTTTGCTGCATACCTTTTCCGACGCCCATCCTGATACCCATATCCTGATTTGTGCGGAAACCGCCGGGCGCAGGGAGGCCCTGCTGGAGTTGATGCAGAAGATTCAGATCCAGCCGGCCATGAAAGACAACTGGCCCGACTTCATTGCCAACTCGGCACGCTGGAACCTGACCCAAGGGGAGCTGGATGCGGGCTTCTACGCTCCGGAACACGCCTTACTCGTGGTCACCGAAAATGACCTGTATGGCGAGCGGGTACTGCAGCGCAGGCGCCGTAAATCCAGCAGCGACGACGGCGCCGCCGAGCAAGCGTTCCGCTCCTTAGGCGAAATGACCGTGGGCTCCCCGGTGGTGCATCTGGAGCACGGCGTGGGGCGTTACTTGGGCCTCACTCATATGGAAGTGCATCGCCAGCAACACGAATTTCTGCTGCTGGAATACGCCGGCGGCGACAAACTCTATGTACCGGTTTCCTCGTTGCATCTGATTAGCCGGTACGGTGGCGGTGACACCGCTCCCTTGAATCGTTTAGGCACTGAACAATGGACGAAGGCTCGCCAGAAAGCGGCCGAAAAAATCCACGATGTAGCTGCCGAGCTGCTCAACACCTACGCTCGGCGCGAGGCCAGAGAAGGCCGCCAGTTCGAACTGGACCTGAACGACTATGACCGTTTCAGCGCTAGCTTTCCCTTCGAGGAAACCCCGGACCAACAGGCGGCTATTGCCTCAGTGGTTGCCGACATGCAATCGAGCCAGCCCATGGATCGGCTGGTATGTGGTGACGTGGGTTTCGGCAAAACCGAAGTTGCCATGCGCGCCGCCTTCGTGGCGGTGGAAAACCAGACCCAGGTGGCGGTGCTGGTGCCCACCACCCTGCTTGCCCAACAGCACTACGAGTCATTCACCGATCGCTTTGCCGACTGGCCGGTAAATATCGAAGTACTGTCCCGTTTTCGCAGCGCCAAGGAAAAGACCCAGGTGTTACAGCGGCTTAAGGAAGGCAAGGTGGATATTCTGGTGGGCACCCATCAGCTCCTGCAAGAAACCGTATCGTTCGATAATCTGGGGCTGATTATTGTCGATGAAGAGCACCGCTTCGGGGTACGCCACAAGGAGCGCCTCAAGCAAATGCGGGCCGAGTGCGACATCCTCACCCTCACCGCCACGCCAATTCCGCGAACCCTGAATATGGCCATGAGCGGCATGCGAGATATCTCCATCATCGCTACCCCGCCGCAGAAACGCCTGTCGGTGAAAACCTTCGTACAGCAGCACAACGATACCGTCATCAAGGAAGCCTTACTGCGTGAATTATTGCGCGGCGGCCAAGTGTATTACCTGCACAACGACATCGACACCATGGAGAAAACCGCAGCGGACATCCGCAAACTGGTGCCCGATGCCCGCGTCGGCATTGCCCACGGGCAAATGCGCGAGCGGGAACTGGAAGCGGTGATGAGTGACTTTTACCACCGCCGCTTCAATGTGCTAGTGAGCACCACTATCATCGAAACGGGTATCGATGTGCCCAGCGCCAATACCATCATCATCGACCGGGCCGACAAGCTTGGGTTGGCCCAGCTTCATCAGCTGCGCGGCCGCGTGGGCCGCAGCCATCACCAAGCCTACGCCTACCTGATCACCCCCAGTCCCAAGGTGATGACCAAGGATGCGATCAAACGACTAGAAGCCATTGAGCAGGCCACCGACCTGGGGGCCGGCTTCATGCTCGCCAGCCAGGACATGGAAATTCGCGGCGCCGGCGAGCTGCTCGGCGAAGAACAACATGGCAATATCGAGACCATCGGTTTCAGTCTCTATATGGAAATGCTGGAACAAGCGGTGGATGCATTGAAGCGCGGCGAACAGCCGGATGTGGAAAAGCCCCTAAGCGGTGGCCCGGAACTGAACCTGCGCATTCCCGCACTGATTCCCGAAGATTATCTGCCCGATGTGTTCGGCAGGCTGACCCTCTACAAGCGCATCGCTGGGTGTAAAACCCGTGCCGGCCTGAAAGAGCTGAAAGTGGAAATGATCGACCGCTTCGGCCTGCTGCCCGAACCGGTAAAAAATCTGTTTGCTGTCACAGAACTACGTCAGCAGGCCGATCGACTGGGCATTATCCGCTTGGACGCCCACGCCACCGGCGGCAAGTTAGAGTTTGGCGAACGCACCCCTGTGGACCCGCTCACCATCGTCAAACTGGTCCAGTCCGGCCCCAACCGTTTCAAGCTGGAAGGTGCCAACGCCCTGCGTTTTGTGGAAGACAGCGAGACACCTGAAGAACGCATTAAAGTAGTACAGGAACTGCTTAAACGTCTGGCAGCTCAAAGCATTAAGCCCGACGCTCCGGCTTGA
- a CDS encoding peptidoglycan binding protein CsiV: MHRALLFVALILLGNSAMAQRWYQVEVLVFAHNNTSNEERWAAGLQPRYASQAITIGQPESNELADPDAIARGAWLPLPQDDEVLRYMLERMESSGKYRELYHAAWQQPIGSETDTLPIYIRGDQMLINEGANVPELEGTLQFSKSRYLHVKPQVWFNTESNGERLYVKIDEKRRLTGHQIYYFDHGLFGMLIRITQA; encoded by the coding sequence ATGCATCGCGCATTATTGTTTGTTGCTCTTATCTTATTGGGCAACAGCGCCATGGCACAAAGATGGTATCAAGTAGAAGTCTTGGTGTTTGCCCATAACAACACCAGCAACGAAGAGCGCTGGGCCGCCGGCTTACAACCTCGCTATGCTTCTCAGGCCATCACCATAGGTCAGCCTGAATCTAATGAACTCGCTGACCCGGATGCGATTGCCCGCGGCGCTTGGCTGCCACTCCCCCAGGACGATGAAGTGCTTCGTTACATGCTCGAACGAATGGAAAGTAGCGGCAAATATCGCGAGCTTTATCATGCGGCATGGCAGCAGCCCATCGGTAGTGAGACCGATACTTTACCCATCTATATCCGGGGCGATCAGATGCTGATCAACGAGGGCGCAAACGTGCCGGAACTGGAAGGCACCTTACAATTCAGTAAATCTCGCTATCTTCATGTTAAGCCCCAAGTCTGGTTTAACACAGAAAGTAATGGAGAACGCCTGTACGTGAAAATAGATGAAAAACGCCGCCTTACTGGCCACCAAATCTATTATTTCGATCACGGTTTGTTCGGCATGTTGATCCGAATTACCCAAGCCTGA
- a CDS encoding NAD(P)/FAD-dependent oxidoreductase, protein MSGITGAGKKAATEVDVVVIGAGAAGLMCAATAAYQGHRVLVLDHANKAGKKILMSGGGRCNFTNLNTAPEHFISANPHFCKSALKRYSPWHFVELIERHGIEHVEKAPGQLFCAESAKEILGVLLTECEWAGAEIRLNTAIRQVRQTARGFGLTTSAGVIQCAKLVVACGGLSIPTMGASGFGYQLAEQFGLSVLPTRAGLVPFTLQPEDKAWLTQLSGISTEVVARAAEAAFAEPMLITHRGLSGPAMLQVSSFWTPGQPVTVDWLPQLDDPFALLIEERRAHPNRGLERWLRQYFSQRLAAALVDQFGWQGILQQFSNERLATVAGTLKGWAFKPSGTEGYRTAEVTLGGVDTDAISSKNFAVKEVPGLHFIGEVLDVTGQLGGFNFQWAWACGWCTGMAL, encoded by the coding sequence ATGTCAGGCATAACAGGGGCAGGTAAAAAAGCAGCAACTGAGGTCGATGTAGTGGTTATCGGTGCCGGCGCAGCCGGGCTGATGTGCGCTGCTACGGCAGCGTATCAGGGCCATCGAGTACTGGTGCTGGACCATGCCAATAAAGCGGGCAAGAAAATTCTCATGTCCGGTGGCGGACGGTGTAATTTCACTAACCTGAATACCGCGCCGGAGCATTTCATCTCCGCGAATCCCCATTTCTGTAAATCCGCTCTCAAACGCTACAGTCCCTGGCATTTTGTGGAATTAATTGAGCGCCATGGCATAGAGCACGTGGAAAAAGCCCCTGGGCAGCTTTTCTGCGCTGAATCAGCAAAGGAAATCCTCGGGGTGCTGCTCACCGAGTGTGAGTGGGCGGGAGCCGAGATCCGCCTCAATACCGCTATCCGGCAAGTCAGGCAGACGGCCAGAGGCTTTGGTCTGACCACCAGTGCCGGTGTCATCCAGTGTGCGAAGTTGGTGGTGGCCTGCGGTGGTTTGTCGATTCCAACGATGGGGGCTAGTGGCTTTGGTTATCAACTGGCGGAGCAATTTGGACTCTCTGTCTTACCCACCCGTGCCGGCTTGGTGCCGTTCACTTTACAGCCCGAGGACAAGGCCTGGCTGACACAGTTGTCGGGCATCAGCACCGAGGTCGTGGCGCGGGCTGCCGAGGCCGCTTTTGCCGAGCCCATGCTGATCACCCACCGGGGGCTGTCTGGGCCCGCTATGTTGCAGGTATCCAGTTTCTGGACACCGGGTCAGCCAGTGACCGTGGATTGGTTGCCCCAGCTAGACGATCCGTTTGCGCTATTGATTGAAGAGCGTCGGGCGCATCCTAACCGTGGGCTGGAGCGCTGGTTACGGCAGTACTTTTCACAGCGGTTGGCGGCGGCACTAGTGGATCAGTTTGGTTGGCAGGGTATTCTGCAGCAGTTCAGCAATGAGCGCTTGGCCACGGTGGCAGGAACGCTTAAAGGCTGGGCATTCAAACCCTCTGGCACTGAAGGTTACCGCACCGCAGAAGTGACTTTGGGCGGGGTGGATACGGATGCCATTTCGTCCAAAAATTTTGCTGTCAAAGAGGTGCCCGGTTTGCATTTCATTGGCGAAGTGCTGGATGTAACCGGGCAACTGGGAGGATTTAATTTCCAGTGGGCTTGGGCTTGTGGCTGGTGCACAGGGATGGCTTTGTAA
- a CDS encoding thioesterase family protein produces MARVQLELPEQFLYTHTINVRMTDLNTGKHVGNDQMISLLSEARYRFFCDIDYSQERIVVTDLVANYLAESFARDDLQFEVGLMDFNKYGADLIFRVTKQPSGQLVVLAKQGFVFFDHVTHAVMPMPEDFKAKFSDIT; encoded by the coding sequence ATGGCGCGCGTCCAGCTCGAGTTACCCGAACAGTTCCTTTACACCCATACCATCAACGTGCGCATGACCGACCTGAACACCGGTAAACACGTGGGTAATGATCAGATGATTTCCTTGCTCTCGGAAGCCCGTTACCGGTTTTTTTGTGACATTGATTACAGCCAGGAGCGCATTGTGGTCACCGACTTGGTGGCCAACTATCTAGCGGAAAGCTTTGCCCGAGACGATCTGCAATTCGAGGTAGGGCTAATGGATTTCAACAAGTATGGTGCCGATCTGATTTTCCGAGTCACCAAGCAACCCAGCGGGCAGCTAGTGGTATTGGCCAAACAGGGCTTCGTATTTTTTGATCACGTCACCCACGCTGTAATGCCTATGCCAGAGGACTTCAAGGCAAAGTTTTCCGACATTACCTGA
- a CDS encoding uracil-DNA glycosylase family protein, translating to MTQLIDLLEDVRACRLCESHLPLGPRPVVQAGQGARLLIVGQAPGTRVHETGIPWNDPSGDRLRDWLQVGRETFYDESQIAIIPMGLCYPGRGKGGDLPPRPECAPQWHGPLLAELPNLRLTLLVGRYAQRFYLAKPGKTLTDTVRHFARALDQGFFPLPHPSPRNRLWLQQRPWFEEEVVPELRKQVASALQKAADG from the coding sequence ATGACACAACTGATTGACCTGTTGGAAGACGTTCGTGCCTGCCGGCTGTGTGAGTCGCATCTGCCGCTGGGGCCGCGGCCGGTGGTGCAGGCTGGGCAGGGCGCGCGGTTACTGATTGTGGGGCAGGCGCCGGGGACTCGCGTTCATGAGACCGGGATTCCCTGGAACGATCCGTCCGGCGATCGTCTGCGAGACTGGCTACAGGTTGGCCGTGAAACCTTCTATGACGAGAGTCAGATTGCGATCATTCCTATGGGGCTATGCTATCCGGGCCGGGGCAAGGGCGGGGACCTGCCGCCGCGACCGGAATGTGCGCCCCAGTGGCATGGCCCTTTGCTGGCGGAGTTGCCAAATCTGCGGCTGACATTGTTGGTAGGACGGTATGCCCAGCGCTTTTATCTGGCTAAGCCTGGAAAAACACTCACAGACACAGTGCGGCATTTTGCCCGGGCGTTGGATCAGGGGTTTTTTCCGCTCCCTCATCCCAGCCCCCGCAATCGCCTGTGGTTACAGCAACGGCCCTGGTTCGAGGAGGAGGTGGTGCCGGAGCTAAGGAAACAGGTTGCTTCCGCCTTGCAGAAGGCCGCAGACGGATGA
- a CDS encoding oxidoreductase: MTRSRWRPAHIPDLFGKTIVVTGANSGIGLEAVKLFVANGAEVIMACRNTAKAEAAAEQVKILTPQASLTVLPLDLADLESVKTFVATLKQRINKLDVLLNNAGVMAPPLQRTKEGFEMQFGTNHLGHFALTGPLLSLLEAAPAPRIVQISSLAHRGGKILWGNLNAEKRYSRWSFYCQSKLANLIFAKDLHRRLQKCGSSIQVMAAHPGYSATHLQDTVPGGGVFNWLLAQPAEMGCLPGVMAATSDNVTSGGYYGPDGKVFELRGYPAPAFARKITDNVGLAEKLWDESERLTGVRYLSA; encoded by the coding sequence ATGACCCGGTCCCGCTGGCGCCCGGCGCACATTCCCGATCTGTTTGGTAAAACGATTGTTGTCACCGGGGCTAATAGCGGCATTGGCCTAGAAGCGGTGAAGCTGTTTGTTGCTAATGGCGCAGAAGTGATTATGGCATGTCGCAACACAGCGAAAGCTGAAGCGGCTGCTGAGCAGGTTAAGATATTGACGCCGCAAGCTAGCTTAACAGTGTTGCCGCTAGATTTGGCTGATCTTGAGTCGGTTAAAACGTTTGTTGCTACGCTCAAACAGCGTATTAATAAACTGGATGTGTTGCTCAATAATGCGGGAGTGATGGCGCCACCTTTGCAGCGCACCAAGGAGGGGTTCGAGATGCAATTCGGCACTAACCATCTTGGCCATTTTGCATTGACTGGGCCGTTATTGAGTCTGCTTGAAGCGGCGCCGGCTCCACGCATCGTTCAGATCTCCAGCTTGGCTCACCGCGGTGGAAAAATATTGTGGGGAAATCTGAACGCAGAGAAGCGGTATTCACGCTGGTCTTTTTATTGTCAAAGCAAGTTGGCTAACCTGATCTTCGCTAAAGACTTGCATCGGCGTTTACAAAAATGCGGATCTTCCATTCAGGTGATGGCGGCGCACCCAGGCTACTCTGCAACCCATCTTCAGGACACGGTGCCCGGTGGTGGCGTGTTTAACTGGTTGTTGGCTCAGCCCGCCGAGATGGGATGCTTGCCTGGGGTGATGGCAGCCACCAGTGATAATGTGACGTCTGGGGGATATTACGGCCCGGATGGAAAAGTTTTCGAGTTGCGAGGTTATCCTGCTCCGGCTTTCGCGCGTAAAATCACCGATAACGTAGGGCTGGCAGAAAAGCTATGGGATGAGTCCGAGCGCCTCACAGGGGTCCGCTACCTTAGCGCTTAG
- a CDS encoding acyl-CoA thioesterase, which produces MKASVQELMNLFDLEQLENNLFRGQSEANGQRSVFGGLVAGQALLAASRTVDDARPVHSLHAYFLRPGDFNVPIVYYVDRIRDGKSFTTRRVDAIQHGRPIFSLAASYQVAEEGVSHQSVMPDVPGPEGLENDEGIRMKLVDRLPEQFRKDFLTDRPVEFRPVTPKDSISSEPQDPVREVWFRVVDRVDANPMTQRALLAYCSDFGLMGTAMLPHGMNFWQPNVQCASIDHAMWFHNDFRIDEWLLYRSDSPFSGGSRGLNFGSIYRQDGTLVASVAQEGLMRLHPSDSPTE; this is translated from the coding sequence ATGAAGGCATCGGTTCAGGAACTGATGAATCTGTTCGATTTGGAGCAGCTGGAGAATAATTTGTTTCGGGGACAAAGCGAGGCCAATGGGCAGCGCAGTGTGTTTGGTGGCTTGGTGGCTGGGCAGGCGTTGTTGGCCGCCTCGCGGACGGTGGATGATGCACGTCCTGTGCACTCCTTGCATGCGTATTTTTTGCGCCCCGGCGATTTTAACGTGCCGATTGTCTATTACGTTGACCGGATACGTGATGGCAAGAGTTTCACCACGCGCCGAGTGGACGCGATCCAGCATGGTCGGCCGATCTTCTCTCTGGCGGCGTCTTACCAAGTGGCGGAGGAGGGGGTTTCCCATCAGTCAGTTATGCCCGACGTGCCGGGGCCTGAGGGCCTAGAGAATGATGAGGGCATTCGTATGAAGCTGGTGGATCGCTTGCCTGAACAGTTTCGAAAGGATTTTCTGACTGACCGGCCGGTAGAGTTTCGGCCGGTGACGCCGAAAGATTCCATCTCCTCTGAACCCCAGGACCCTGTCCGCGAGGTTTGGTTCAGGGTGGTAGATCGGGTGGATGCTAACCCGATGACCCAGCGAGCGTTATTAGCCTATTGTTCCGACTTTGGCCTAATGGGCACCGCCATGCTGCCTCACGGAATGAATTTCTGGCAGCCTAATGTGCAGTGCGCGAGCATTGATCATGCCATGTGGTTCCATAATGATTTTCGCATTGATGAGTGGCTGCTGTATCGAAGTGATAGCCCCTTCTCGGGTGGTTCTCGCGGCCTGAATTTTGGTTCTATTTATCGCCAAGATGGCACCTTGGTGGCGTCGGTGGCTCAAGAAGGATTGATGCGCCTGCATCCCTCAGACAGCCCGACGGAATGA